A window of Cellulomonas wangleii genomic DNA:
CTGGAACCGGCTGCAGGACGAGAAGGACGCGGAGGTCTGGGACCGCCTCGTCGGCAACTTCTGGCTGCCGGAGAAGGTGCCGGTCTCCAACGACATCCAGTCCTGGGCGACCCTCACCGAGGCCGAGAAGACGATGACGACCCGCGTCTTCACCGGTCTGACGCTGCTGGACACCATCCAGGGCACGGTCGGCGCGGTCAGCCTCATCCCCGACGCGCTGACCCCGCACGAGGAGGCCGTCTACACGAACATCGCGTTCATGGAGTCGGTGCACGCCAAGTCGTACTCCTCGATCTTCTCCACGCTGATCTCCACGAAGGAGATCGACGAGGCGTTCCGCTGGTCGGAGGAGAACCCGAACCTGCAGCGCAAGGCCGAGATCGTCCTCAACTACTACCGGGGTGACGAGCCGCTCAAGCGCAAGGTCGCCTCGACCATGCTCGAGTCGTTCCTCTTCTACTCGGGCTTCTACGCGCCCATGTACTGGGCGTCGCGCGCCAAGCTCACCAACACGGCCGACCTGATCCGCCTCATCATCCGCGACGAGGCCGTGCACGGGTACTACATCGGCTACAAGTACCAGAAGGGCCTCGAGCTGGTGTCGCCGGCCGAGCGTGCGGAGCTCAAGGACTACACGTTCAACCTGCTCTTCGAGCTGTACGACAACGAGGTGGAGTACACCCAGGACCTCTACGACGAGCTCGGCCTGACCGAGGACGTCAAGAAGTTCCTGCGCTACAACGCCAACAAGGCCCTGATGAACCTGGGCTACGAGGCGCTGTTCCCGCGCGACGAGACGGACGTCAACCCGGCGATCCTGTCGGCGCTGAGCCCCAACGCCGACGAGAACCACGACTTCTTCTCCGGGTCGGGCTCCTCGTACGTCATCGGTAAGGCCGTCAACACCGAGGACGACGACTGGGACTTCTGAGTCCCGCTGAACGGCGCCGCGGCCCCCGTGACCTGCTGGTCACGGGGGCCGCGGCGCGTCGGGGGACGAGGGCGATCAGCCGCCGGTGGGGCAGCGGGGGACCTCGTCCCGTCGTCTGTCAGGACTCGGGGCTCGGCAGCTGCGGGTACGCGGTGCACGAGGCGGGCGACGCAGCCATGACCCACCCGTCGATGAGGTACTGGCCACCGGCCGGCACGAGCGACGGGAAGTCCCCGCCGCCCCCGACGATCGTCCCCTCCGCGCTGCGGCAGATGATCCCCACCCGCAGGTCGGACCAGTCCTCGGCAGTGCCGTTGACGAGGGTGAACGTCCAGTCCCCCTCAGCGGTCTGCTGACCGTCGACGGGTGCGACGGGCTCGGCGGGTTCGGCGGAGGAACCGTAGTCGCTGACCTCGAGGGTGGCCTCGACGCGGGCGACGGTCTTGCCGGTCGTGTCTGTCTGGGTCCCGATGGCGGTGACGCCCTCGGCACTCGTGAAGATCTCGACCTGCTCCTCCGTCGCGATCAGGGTGTCCGTCTCGTCGAAGAGGTTGAACACGACGGTCGCGAACTCCCCGACGTGCCCGGTGTTGGAGACGAGCGAGGTCACCCACGTGTAGTCGCCGTCCTGCCCGAACCCGGCCTCGAGGATCTCGGCGTGGTCGGCCTTCTCCTCCTGCGCGGCCGGACTGCGATCCGTCACTTGCTCGGACGTGGGAGGTGCGGTCGCGACCGCCTCATCGGTAACGGTGTCGCCGCCTCCGCAGCCTGCGAGCAGGAGTGCGCAGCTGAGGGCGACGAGGGTGTGAGTAGTGCGCATGCGCGGGAATATAGCGTCGCTATTTGCACGGACAAAATCAGCGGTCTCGTCCCGCGGGCTCAATCAGGTTATGCTTGCAGATCGTGCGATAAATCGCACGCTCCTGGCGGCTGGCACATTCAGGTGGTGCGTGGACATGGCGCGATAATTCACCGACGCCTCACCCGTCCCGGCGAAACCCAGAAAGGTCGCTGTTGGTGAGTCTTCACCCATTCTGCCGGAACGGAGCGATCAGGAGATGCGTGCCCGGGTGGTGCGAAAGGCCCCCGGCACCCGTGGCGGAGGCTCGGGGGGCGTCAGCGGTACGTCGGTGACTCCGCGGCGGCAGGCTGTCGAAGTGCAGCGCGATCACCTGATGGAGTTGCTCGTCCCGTCGCGCCGACCCGGGCCGGGCGTACGCCGGTGGCACAGTGATACCAGGGAGGTCGGCATCTCGACGATGTCGTTGCGCATGAGCGACGAGGACAGCGCGCTGCTGCGGCGTCTCGCGGAGCGCGAGAACCGGTCCATGAACGACACGGCGATCCTCGCGATCCGCCGGCTGGCCGAGCAGACCGTCGTCGAGGACGCCTACGCCGACGCGGTCTCCAAGGTCGCCGAGCGCGACGCCACCCTGCTCGACCTGCTGTCCCGGTGAGTGTCTGGTACCCGACCCTCGACACGGCGAAGCTGATCTGCGACCGGTCCGGCCTCCACATCGGTGACGCCGGCTCGCTCGCGTCGGCTCTCGCGCGCCCCTCGCAGGTCGTCCGGGGCGTCGAGGCGTACGTCGGGATCCACGCGAAGGCAGCGGCCCTGCTCGACGCGATCAACCGGTAGCATCCGCTCCACGACGGCAACAAGCGGCTCTCGTGGCTCCTGGTGGCGTCGTTCTACGAGGTCAACGGGTACTCCCTCGTCGTCGACCCGCACGACGGCGACGGGTTCATCCGCGCCGTTGGAGGTGACGACCACCTGACGCTCGACGCCGTCGCCGACTGGTTGTCGGCGCATGCCGTCGCCCACTGACGGCCCGGCGCGCGGGACGCTCGCACGGTGGTGTGGGCAGCCCGGGGCATCGTTGATCGGCTCGGAGTGCCACGGGCCGCGTAGCGTCGGTGGACACCGGCCCCAGCGAGGAGAGCCTCATGACCTCTGCCCTTCCCGCCCTCGTCAGCCCCGAGGAGCTGCACGCCACCACGGCGGCGGGCACCGTGCCCCTCGTCGTGCTCGACGCCTCGACGGCGCTGGCCACGCACGGTGAGGGCGAGCCGTACACGGCGCAGCCGCTGCGCGCCGCGTACCTCGATGCGCACGTGCCCGGCGCCGCGTTCGTCGACGTGACGAACGAGCTCTCGGACACCGGCGCTCCGCAGCTCTTCACCCTCCCCGCCCCGGACGCGCTGGCCGCCGCCCTCGGTGCGCTCGGCATCGGTGACGACACCCACGTCGTCGTGTACGACAACGTCGGCTCCGCGTGGGCGACGCGCGTGTGGTGGCTGCTGCGCTGGCTGGGCCACGACCACGTGTCGGTGCTCGACGGTGGGCTCGGCGCCTGGCGGGCGGCCGGGCTGCCCCTCGCGAGCGGGGCCGAGGAC
This region includes:
- the nrdF gene encoding class 1b ribonucleoside-diphosphate reductase subunit beta, whose product is MMSTGKLKLVDRVSAINWNRLQDEKDAEVWDRLVGNFWLPEKVPVSNDIQSWATLTEAEKTMTTRVFTGLTLLDTIQGTVGAVSLIPDALTPHEEAVYTNIAFMESVHAKSYSSIFSTLISTKEIDEAFRWSEENPNLQRKAEIVLNYYRGDEPLKRKVASTMLESFLFYSGFYAPMYWASRAKLTNTADLIRLIIRDEAVHGYYIGYKYQKGLELVSPAERAELKDYTFNLLFELYDNEVEYTQDLYDELGLTEDVKKFLRYNANKALMNLGYEALFPRDETDVNPAILSALSPNADENHDFFSGSGSSYVIGKAVNTEDDDWDF
- a CDS encoding sulfurtransferase, whose translation is MTSALPALVSPEELHATTAAGTVPLVVLDASTALATHGEGEPYTAQPLRAAYLDAHVPGAAFVDVTNELSDTGAPQLFTLPAPDALAAALGALGIGDDTHVVVYDNVGSAWATRVWWLLRWLGHDHVSVLDGGLGAWRAAGLPLASGAEDDAAARATPGRLTPRVRPELLATLPQVEQISTGSAAGLLVNALDPATFRGEQEVSPYPRRGRIPGSINLPLFTFLDPATGRFLPPAELRGLLQDGGLLDAQGAVTYCGGGIAATVPAFAAYVAAGVDVAVYDGSLSEWTAEQGRPVDVG